A genomic segment from Myxococcus stipitatus encodes:
- the aceA gene encoding isocitrate lyase, with translation MYDANTTPPDASPHAKLHARRFEGITRNYTEKDVAKLRGTLPIHYTLAEVGARRLWELLHTEDYINALGALTGNQAVQMVRAGLKAIYLSGWQVAADANSAGQMYPDQSLYPVDSVPTVVKKINNALRRADQIDHAEGRKDRYWFAPIIADAEAGFGGPLNAYELMKSMIEAGAAGVHFEDQLASEKKCGHMGGKVLVPTSHFIRTLTAARLAADVMGVPTLLVARTDADSAKLLMSDADEYDHAFIDRKNGRTSEGFYRLNGGLDCAIARGLAYAPFADLVWCETSTPDLAQARKFAESIRAKFPDKLLAYNCSPSFNWKKNLDDATIAKFQRELGAMGYKFQFVTLAGFHALNHSMYELARKYKDRGMAAYSEFQQGEFGAEKDGYTATRHQREVGTGYFDQVAEVISGGCASTLALHESTEAHQF, from the coding sequence ATGTACGACGCCAACACGACGCCCCCGGATGCCTCCCCTCACGCCAAGCTCCACGCGCGACGCTTCGAGGGCATCACCCGCAACTACACCGAGAAGGACGTGGCGAAGCTGCGCGGCACGCTGCCCATCCACTACACGCTGGCCGAGGTCGGCGCCAGGCGGCTGTGGGAGCTGCTCCACACGGAGGACTACATCAACGCGCTGGGCGCCCTCACCGGCAACCAGGCCGTGCAGATGGTCCGCGCGGGCCTCAAGGCCATCTACCTGTCCGGCTGGCAGGTCGCCGCGGACGCCAACTCCGCCGGGCAGATGTACCCGGATCAGAGCCTCTACCCGGTCGACTCCGTCCCCACCGTGGTGAAGAAGATCAACAACGCCCTGCGCCGCGCGGACCAGATCGACCACGCCGAGGGCCGCAAGGACCGCTACTGGTTCGCCCCCATCATCGCCGACGCCGAGGCGGGCTTCGGCGGTCCGCTCAACGCCTACGAGCTGATGAAGAGCATGATCGAAGCGGGCGCCGCGGGCGTCCACTTCGAGGACCAGCTGGCCAGCGAGAAGAAGTGCGGCCACATGGGCGGCAAGGTGCTGGTGCCCACCAGCCACTTCATCCGCACCCTCACGGCCGCCCGCCTCGCCGCGGACGTCATGGGCGTGCCCACGCTGCTGGTCGCCCGCACGGACGCCGACAGCGCCAAGCTCTTGATGAGCGACGCGGACGAGTACGACCACGCCTTCATCGACCGCAAGAACGGCCGCACCTCCGAGGGCTTCTACCGCCTCAACGGCGGCCTGGACTGCGCCATCGCCCGCGGCCTGGCCTACGCGCCCTTCGCGGACCTGGTCTGGTGCGAGACCAGCACCCCGGACCTCGCGCAGGCCAGGAAGTTCGCCGAGTCCATCCGCGCGAAGTTCCCCGACAAGCTGCTGGCCTACAACTGCTCGCCGTCCTTCAACTGGAAGAAGAACCTGGACGACGCCACCATCGCGAAGTTCCAGCGTGAGCTGGGCGCCATGGGCTACAAGTTCCAGTTCGTCACCCTGGCCGGCTTCCACGCCCTGAACCACTCCATGTACGAGCTGGCGCGCAAGTACAAGGACCGCGGCATGGCGGCCTACAGCGAGTTCCAGCAGGGCGAGTTCGGCGCCGAGAAGGACGGCTACACCGCCACGCGTCACCAGCGCGAGGTGGGCACCGGCTACTTCGACCAGGTCGCCGAGGTCATCTCCGGCGGCTGCGCCAGCACCCTGGCCCTGCACGAGTCCACCGAGGCCCACCAGTTCTAG